DNA from Leptospira mayottensis 200901116:
CAGGTATAAATTGCTCAATTCACTTCAGTTGATAATTTGATGAATTTTCCGGTTACGTTTAAGAAAGGATATAATCCCGATTCATCGTCCGGATAAAATCTCTCTTGATCGATTTCGGACATACTGCTTCGCACTCGTATTGGTTTGTGCAATTTCCGAATCCTTCCGCATCCATCGCGTTGATCATTTTTTTCACGCGTTCTTTTTGTTCCACTTTTCCTTGTGGTAAAAGACCCAGGTGAGTGATTTTTGCGGAAACGAACAACATCGCGCTTGCGTTTTTGCAGGAAGCGACACAAGCGCCGCACCCGATACAAGTCGCCGCATCCATCGCTACGTCCGCGTCTACTTTAGGAATCGGGTTTGCGTTTGCATCGGGAGCTCCGCCCGTGTTCACGCTGATAAAACCTCCGGCCTGGATGATTCTATCAAACGCACTCCTATCCACGACTAAATCCTTGATGACCGGGAAAGCTTTGGCTCTCCACGGTTCGATGTAAATTGTATCTCCTTCCTTGAAGGAACGCATATGCAATTGGCAGGAAGTAACTCCTTGATGAGGTCCGTGAGCCTGGCCGTTGATCATCAGATTGCAGGAACCGCAGATTCCTTCGCGGCAATCATGTTCGAAAGCGATAGGGTCTTCTCCTTTGGTGATGAGTTCTTCGTTGACTACGTCGAGCATCTCTAAAAAGGACATATTCGGGGAAATATCTTTCGCATCGTAGTCTACAATTTTTCCCTTTATTTCTCCACTTTTTTGTCTCCAAACTTTGAGCTTCAGATCCATTATTTATAACTCCTTGTAGCGAGGTGAACGTTTTCGAACTCTAGTTTTTCCCTGTGTTCGGTCGGTTTTTTACCGATTCCGTTGAATTCCCAAGCGGTCGCGTGGCAGAACTTATCGTCGTTTCGTTTCGCTTCTCCTTCTTCTTGGTGTTCTTCTCGGAAATGGCCTCCACAGGATTCTTCCCGAGTCAGCGCATCTAAGCAAAGAAGTTCGGCGAATTCCAGAAAGTCTGCGACCCTTCCCGCTTTTTCCAGAGATTGATTGAGTTCGGTTCCGCTTCCGGGAACATTTACGTTTTTCCAAAATTCTTCCCGGATATTAGGGATTTCGGATAACGCTTCTTTTAAACCTTTATCATTACGCGCCATTCCACATTTGTCCCACATCAGTTTCCCGAGTTGCCTATGGAAAGAATCCACGGTTCTTTTTCCTTGGATGGAAAGAAGTTTTTTAGTAGTTTCTTCCGCGTCGGAGAGAGCTTTTTTTGCTTCAGGATTATCTTCTTTAGGATGAGAATTAAATCCCACCCCCGCGAGATAATTTCCGATCGTATAAGGGAGAATGAAATATCCGTCCGCAAGTCCCTGCATCAGAGCAGAAGCTCCAAGACGGTTTGCTCCGTGATCGGAAAAGTTCGCTTCTCCGATTACGAAAAGACCCGGAAGATTACTCATCAAATTGTAATCCACCCAAAGCCCCCCCATTGTATAGTGGACTGCAGGGTAAATTCTCATCGGTTGTTTGTAAGGATTTTCACCGGTGATTTGTTCATACATCTGGAAGAGGTTTTCATAACGATCTCGGATTTTGTCTTCACCAAGACGTTTGATCGAGTCTGCGAAATCCAGATATACTCCTTGTCCGGATTCTCCTACACCAAGTCCTGCGTCGCAGGCTTCTTTGGCCGCGCGGGATGCGATGTCTCTTGGAGAAAGGTTTCCGTAACTTGGGTATTTTCTTTCCAAGTAATAATCTCTTTCCGATTCTGGGATGTCTGCTGGACTCCGTTTGTCTCCTTTATTTTTCGGAACCCAGATTCTTCCGTCGTTTCTAAGAGACTCGGACATCAGAGTCAGTTTGGATTGATGATCTCCGGAAACCGGAATACAAGTCGGGTGAATTTGCGTATAACAAGGGTTAGCAAAGAATGCTCCTTTTTTGTGAGCTTTCCAAGTTGCGGTTACGTTACAGCCTTTTGCATTCGTGGAAAGAAAGAATACGTTTCCGTAACCTCCGGTTCCCAGCACAACTGCATCCGCCATATGAGTGGAAAGTTTTCCAGTGACAAGATCACGGACTATGATTCCTTTTGCATGGCCATCGATCACGATCAGTTCCACCATCTCGGTTCTAGGATACATCTTTACCGCACCTAACCCAATTTGACGAGAAAGAGCGGAGTAAGCTCCTAAGAGAAGCTGTTGTCCTGTTTGGCCTTTTGCGTAGAAGGTTCTGGAAACTTGAGCCCCGCCGAAAGAACGGTTGGAAAGATGTCCTCCGTATTCTCTCGCGAAGGGAACTCCTTGTGCGACACACTGATCAATGATGTTAACGGAAACTTCCGCAAGACGATGCACATTAGCCTCTCTTGCACGAAAGTCGCCGCCTTTCACTGTATCGTAGAACAAACGATAGACGGAATCTCCGTCGTTTTGATAGTTTTTAGCAGCGTTGATTCCACCTTGAGCCGCGATACTATGTGCACGACGAGGGCTATCTTGAAAGCAGAATGTTTTTACGTTGTAACCGAGTTCTGCGAGAGTTGCCGATGCGGAAGCTCCTGCCAGACCGGAACCGACTACGATGATATTGAATTTTCTTTTGTTGGCCGGGTTGACTAACTTGATATTAGCCTTGTGATTGGACCATTTTTTCTCAATCGGGCCATTTGGAATTTTAGAATCTAAACTCATAAAAGTTTCTCCAAAGAATTACGGGTGAACGTATCCCAGCAGAATCGAAAGCGGGATAGAAGTGTTTCCAATAAAAATGAGCAAAGCAAAAAAAATCGCTCCTGCCTTGATTTTACCGCTTAAGGAAGGAGTGGTTAAACCCAACGTCTGAAATACGCTGGCAACTCCATGACTGATGTGGGAAGCGAGCAATAACATCGCAAAAATGTAGGAACCGGTGACGATCGGATTTTGAAAACCTAAAATTACCATCGTATAAATGTCGTGTCTCCCTTTTGCATCCGTCATTGCAAAATGATCGGGATTAGTGATACCGAGAGTGAAGTGAAGAAGGTGATATACGATAAAGGAAAAAATTAAAAGTCCCGTTAAAGCCATGGTTCTCGAAGCGAGAGTCGCTTGTACCGTATTCTTTTTAGCATAGGGAACTGGACGGGCCTGTTTGTTTTCGATAGAAAG
Protein-coding regions in this window:
- a CDS encoding fumarate reductase/succinate dehydrogenase flavoprotein subunit, whose protein sequence is MSLDSKIPNGPIEKKWSNHKANIKLVNPANKRKFNIIVVGSGLAGASASATLAELGYNVKTFCFQDSPRRAHSIAAQGGINAAKNYQNDGDSVYRLFYDTVKGGDFRAREANVHRLAEVSVNIIDQCVAQGVPFAREYGGHLSNRSFGGAQVSRTFYAKGQTGQQLLLGAYSALSRQIGLGAVKMYPRTEMVELIVIDGHAKGIIVRDLVTGKLSTHMADAVVLGTGGYGNVFFLSTNAKGCNVTATWKAHKKGAFFANPCYTQIHPTCIPVSGDHQSKLTLMSESLRNDGRIWVPKNKGDKRSPADIPESERDYYLERKYPSYGNLSPRDIASRAAKEACDAGLGVGESGQGVYLDFADSIKRLGEDKIRDRYENLFQMYEQITGENPYKQPMRIYPAVHYTMGGLWVDYNLMSNLPGLFVIGEANFSDHGANRLGASALMQGLADGYFILPYTIGNYLAGVGFNSHPKEDNPEAKKALSDAEETTKKLLSIQGKRTVDSFHRQLGKLMWDKCGMARNDKGLKEALSEIPNIREEFWKNVNVPGSGTELNQSLEKAGRVADFLEFAELLCLDALTREESCGGHFREEHQEEGEAKRNDDKFCHATAWEFNGIGKKPTEHREKLEFENVHLATRSYK
- a CDS encoding succinate dehydrogenase cytochrome B subunit, b558 family; amino-acid sequence: MDFKAGYLRSSIGRKTLVAATGLVYFGFVVVHMLGNLQIFLGQEKINAYGQSLRDIAPLLWVARIILIVSFIIHVYYAIKLSIENKQARPVPYAKKNTVQATLASRTMALTGLLIFSFIVYHLLHFTLGITNPDHFAMTDAKGRHDIYTMVILGFQNPIVTGSYIFAMLLLASHISHGVASVFQTLGLTTPSLSGKIKAGAIFFALLIFIGNTSIPLSILLGYVHP
- a CDS encoding succinate dehydrogenase/fumarate reductase iron-sulfur subunit; translated protein: MDLKLKVWRQKSGEIKGKIVDYDAKDISPNMSFLEMLDVVNEELITKGEDPIAFEHDCREGICGSCNLMINGQAHGPHQGVTSCQLHMRSFKEGDTIYIEPWRAKAFPVIKDLVVDRSAFDRIIQAGGFISVNTGGAPDANANPIPKVDADVAMDAATCIGCGACVASCKNASAMLFVSAKITHLGLLPQGKVEQKERVKKMINAMDAEGFGNCTNQYECEAVCPKSIKRDFIRTMNRDYILS